The following proteins come from a genomic window of Plasmodium vivax chromosome 3, whole genome shotgun sequence:
- a CDS encoding pre-mrna splicing factor, putative (encoded by transcript PVX_000790A), producing MATLADTFLQDLEDLEFEEESSFANFGTEKKEGGQGEAEKGSHVEEAKFQEGDYEEIVDAIEEFLNEKIKKKERKVSELLYDEDFLKMMSSIRDYVMEEEGSGEDGEADEADEDGGVTRRAKKRRRNGEAPGGGIDADELGEDAASPNATPSKKADEVLIEKCIELIIQIDTEILNIHKYVRDIYSTKFPELDSIVYTPLEYISVVSKIKNESDLKSIDFSDILPNTTVMAITVASSMTTGINLSDHSLKNCLSFCNEALELNENRRMILLYLESKMFLLAPNLTMLLGSALTARLISSVGSLKNLSITSSQNLIVVGSSKKSVLGLSNVRKTFGIGILSTSEIVQSVPDAFKKKAISLLAGKCSLASRVDYFKKYSEGQYGLLLRENLINHLIKLQEPPPMKQKKILPMPDEKRKRKRGGKRYRKLKEKTEITELRKQINRLPFGPESNEDFYTFTDQNAALLNSNITKLKYQSKQKVNTVGRKKNLAVHSSGATGGLSSSLIFTPLQGIELFNPSVANPRADPLENKYFSSKAQFRKV from the exons ATG gCAACCCTGGCGGACACATTTCTGCAGGACCTGGAAGACCTCGAGTTTGAGGAAGAAAGTAGCTTTGCCAACTTTGGCacagaaaagaaggaaggtGGGCAAGGAGAAGCTGAAAAGGGCAGCCACGTGGAGGAGGCCAAGTTCCAGGAGGGGGACTACGAAGAGATTGTTGATGCGATTGAGGAGTTCCTAAacgaaaagataaaaaaaaaggagaggaaggtATCTGAGTTGCTCTACGATGAGGACTTCCTCAAGATGATGAGCAGCATCAGGGACTACGTgatggaggaggaggggagCGGCGAGGATGGCGAAGCTGACGAAGCTGACGAAGACGGTGGAGTAACCCGTCGGGCCAAGAAGCGAAGGAGAAACGGGGAGGCACCTGGAGGAGGCATAGACGCGGATGAGCTGGGGGAGgacgccgcttcccccaacGCCACCCCCTCCAAGAAGGCCGACGAAGTGCTGATCGAGAAGTGCATCGAGCTGATCATCCAAATCGACACGGAGATCCTAAACATCCACAAGTACGTGAGGGACATTTACTCGACGAAATTCCCGGAGCTGGACTCCATAGTGTATACCCCCCTGGAGTACATCAGCGTGGtgagtaaaataaaaaacgaaagcgaTTTGAAAAGCATTGATTTTTCGGACATTTTGCCGAACACCACTGTTATGGCTATCACCGTCGCGTCTAGTATGACCACAGGGATAAACCTATCTGACCACTCGCTGAAGAACTGCCTCTCCTTCTGCAATGAAGCGCTGGAATTAAACGAAAACAGACGAATGATTTTGCTGTACTTAGAGAGCAAGATGTTTCTGCTCGCCCCCAACTTGACCATGCTGCTAGGCAGTGCACTAACAGCTCGCCTGATTAGCTCCGTGGGGTCTTTAAAAAATCTCTCCATCACATCATCTCAAAATCTTATAGTGGTAGGCAGCTCGAAGAAATCCGTGCTTGGGCTCAGCAACGTGCGGAAGACCTTCGGCATAGGAATTCTAAGTACCTCCGAAATTGTGCAGAGCGTCCCTGATGcgtttaaaaagaaggcaatCAGTTTGCTAGCTGGCAAGTGTAGCCTAGCATCCCGAGTGGACTACTTTAAGAAGTACTCCGAGGGACAATACGGGTTGCTGCTGCGAGAGAACCTAATAAACCATTTGATAAAATTGCAAGAGCCACCTCCAatgaagcagaagaaaatCCTACCCATGCCGGATGAAAagaggaagcgaaaaagagGAGGCAAACGCTATAGGaagttaaaagaaaaaacggaaatCACAGAGTTGAGGAAGCAAATTAATAGGTTGCCATTTGGGCCCGAGTCAAATGAAGATTTCTACACCTTCACCGATCAAAATGCAGCTTTGCTAAACTCAAATATTACCAAGTTGAAATACCAGTCTAAGCAGAAGGTGAATACTGTGGGCAGGAAAAAGAACCTCGCCGTGCACTCCAGCGGGGCAACTGGGGGGCTGTCGTCCTCCCTGATCTTCACCCCCCTGCAGGGCATCGAGCTCTTCAACCCCTCCGTCGCCAACCCCCGGGCCGACCCCCTCGAGAACAAGTACTTCTCCAGCAAGGCCCAGTTCCGCAAGGTGTAG
- a CDS encoding ribosomal processing protein, putative (encoded by transcript PVX_000785A): MEVKILHRNPEEYKNNPGASTYKHSRSVDPNIHLFQREIEYKRALNATKIDKIFAKPLVKCLDGHDDSVRSLCVSNRSLTDLYSGSCNGFINIWNVLNKTLIKKVKAHEGFVRGLCVSHDEKFLFSCGDDKYIKQWVIERGSGVGGHEDASSLAADGGIGSNSFDANRFPANRFPASQPSRGEGALVASQNMQRLNLLSDEVTPKKIYVCKSVPNSIDKHFSEPLIISGSQHLDVWDYYRNNAIASFDYNSEYIYYVKFNYAQRNLVGLTLSDNSIGLADIRAKTPIKKIFLKYRCNALSWNNMNPKQLVVANEDSNLYTFDMRHLKTATLVHKGFVNAVLDVDYSPIGNKFVACSYDKTVRLFHSDESRSYDVYHTKRMQHVLCCKFSLDTKYVYTGSSDMCIRIWKSCAHEPSGVLSNKEKQAINYRNKLKEKYSSMKEIRRIRDHHHVPALIKSMSDKKKVMLEARKRREGNRVKHSRDPHQLPLPEKKKIFVTEQ, encoded by the coding sequence ATGGAGGTGAAGATCCTGCACAGGAACCCGGAGGAGTACAAAAACAACCCGGGGGCCTCCACCTACAAGCATAGCAGAAGCGTGGACCCAAACATCCACCTCTTCCAAAGGGAAATAGAATATAAAAGGGCCCTAAATGCAACgaaaatagataaaatatttgccaAGCCGCTGGTAAAATGCTTGGATGGACACGACGATTCAGTCCGATCCCTCTGCGTGTCAAACAGGTCGCTAACGGACCTGTACAGCGGGAGTTGTAATGGCTTCATTAACATTTGGAATGTGCTCAATAAAacgttaattaaaaaggtgaaggCCCACGAGGGGTTCGTGAGGGGGCTGTGCGTCAGCCACGATGAGAAGTTCCTCTTCAGTTGCGGCGACGACAAGTATATTAAGCAGTGGGTTATCGAGAGGGGTAGTGGGGTGGGCGGCCACGAGGATGCCAGCAGCTTGGCCGCTGACGGGGGCATTGGCTCGAACAGTTTCGACGCGAACCGCTTTCCCGCGAACCGCTTTCCCGCCTCTCAACCTTCCCGGGGGGAGGGAGCACTTGTGGCCAGCCAGAACATGCAGAGGCTGAACCTCCTGTCCGACGAAGTGACGCCCAAAAAAATCTACGTCTGCAAAAGCGTGCCCAACAGCATCGACAAGCATTTCTCGGAGCCCCTAATCATATCAGGCAGCCAACACCTAGACGTCTGGGACTACTACAGGAACAATGCCATAGCTAGCTTCGATTACAACAGCGAGTACATTTATTATGTGAAGTTTAATTACGCCCAGAGGAACCTAGTGGGGTTAACCCTTTCGGATAATTCTATAGGGCTGGCTGATATTAGAGCCAAGACGCccatcaaaaaaatttttttaaaatacagaTGTAACGCTCTAAGCTGGAATAATATGAATCCAAAACAACTTGTCGTGGCAAATGAAGACTCGAATCTTTACACCTTTGACATGAGGCACTTAAAAACAGCTACTCTTGTGCACAAGGGGTTTGTAAATGCCGTGCTAGATGTGGATTACTCTCCCATTGGGAACAAATTCGTTGCTTGCTCATACGACAAGACAGTTAGATTGTTTCATAGTGACGAATCTAGGAGCTATGATGTTTACCACACGAAGAGAATGCAACATGTCCTCTGCTGCAAGTTTAGCTTAGACACCAAGTACGTCTACACCGGAAGCTCAGACATGTGTATTCGCATTTGGAAATCCTGTGCCCATGAGCCATCTGGGGTCTTATCAAACAAGGAGAAGCAAGCCATTAACTACCGAAacaagctgaaggagaagtacTCGTCGATGAAGGAGATCAGGCGCATCAGGGACCACCACCATGTGCCTGCGCTCATCAAAAGTATGTCAGACAAAAAGAAGGTGATGCTGGAGGCCAGGAAGCGCCGCGAGGGTAACAGAGTCAAGCACTCCAGGGACCCCCACCAGCTGCCCCTCccggagaagaaaaaaatattcgtcACGGAGCAGTAG
- a CDS encoding hypothetical protein, conserved (encoded by transcript PVX_000780A), producing MEVLPAGFSDFRDRAYWNSFFQFFDKKNFEWYGNYGDVRHIVYRCIRGRLGYLAGGSHPGSQLDSQPDGQPDGQPDSQPDGQPDDQPVSKNCLLINLGCGNSHLSHELFQDGFRNIVNIDYSDVVIKKMKKKFGEKMQFLNIDLSNAKQFDRALAKLEEEAQEKRVDYKIFFDKAFLDAYISCDQNEEEICRRNAESYFSLVFKHLKKGDLFLVITLAQYYIIKEVVRNVYREQIMLEVFPFLIKQNTSEFKYHPFVFAFYRTDKGGKKFEAKMVNPEMGTSHVISLWKLPSEINETRGNLNLHIFKKGKRTVLDIYNKKLNRCDYNVVVYDSFTERATYNTVVVVVPFGYEFHSLYRTPEGNEELASKARTRRLLLVMRSNFLAPPSQVSGKEGSGKGGSGNSKLPPNQLLPNQLLPNQLLPNQLLENQLLDNQLLHSEHSVDVLLECIKNELKNILNEVALPDSGNFPIMVLNESVKNCRVVAHRKSPYASGIIIRDVLVTEEFLAEHFDSDGGGSGREESGKEGSGKEGGSQPQSQHPVEETLRALLQNQQERRAYFEEKKIYKRQMIFSYDPLTVQSELVYTLGGEKKGTKKKKNGQVVSKPGGEAISQVVSKAAGEAVGQPLCPAGESPHFEYVESASQYHISFCCSLFFLINDSHKEAPPSFNILILGGGTNVFSNILKSIFADFHLHIDVVEIDETVKSFCALFCDEQVEQNQKHQTNYIINDSQDYVKNYGNSQFYDAIFLDINNAQNSYVEMDGYKVYVTCPQIQFLDKVNVRDVKRLLKSNGMLIINVLTRDGTARKHIRRFFQTLFASVISIPSANKEINEVLICSLEDITPERVSAFQGSLLGMIRANYNRWFLNFDLKNILNNVSVL from the exons ATGGAGGTCCTGCCAGCTGGGTTCTCCGACTTTCGGGACCGGGCCTACTGGAACAGcttctttcaatttttcgaCAAGAAGAACTTCGAGTGGTATGGGAACTACGGGGATGTGCGGCACATCGTCTACCGGTGCATACGGGGGCGGCTGGGCTATCTCGCCGGGGGGAGCCATCCAGGTAGCCAACTAGATAGCCAACCAGATGGCCAACCGGACGGCCAACCGGATAGCCAACCGGACGGCCAACCGGACGACCAGCCCGTTAGCAAAAACTGCCTGCTGATCAACCTGGGGTGCGGGAACTCCCACCTGAGCCACGAACTCTTCCAAGACGGCTTCCGTAACATCGTAAATATAGACTACTCAGATGTGGTgatcaaaaaaatgaagaaaaagttcGGAGAGAAAATGCAGTTCCTAAATATAGACCTGAGCAACGCTAAGCAGTTTGACCGTGCCCTAGCCAAGTTAGAAGAAGAGGCACAGGAGAAAAGGGTAGATTATAAAATCTTTTTCGACAAAGCGTTCCTAGATGCATATATATCGTGCGatcaaaatgaggaggagatCTGCAGAAGGAATGCCGAGAGTTACTTCTCCCTTGTCTTTAAGCatttgaaaaagggggacctATTCCTTGTTATCACTCTCGCCcagtattatataattaaggAGGTGGTTCGTAACGTGTACAGGGAGCAAATCATGTTGgaggttttcccctttcttataaaacaaaacacaAGCGAATTTAAGTACCACCCCTTCGTATTTGCCTTCTATCGAACCGataaaggggggaaaaaattcgaGGCAAAAATGGTTAACCCAGAAATGGGGACTAGCCATGTCATTTCGTTGTGGAAATTACCCAGTGAAATTAACGAAACGAGGGGGAATTTAaatcttcatatttttaaaaaagggaagagaacTGTTCTAGACATTTATAATAAGAAGCTCAATAGGTGTGACTACAACGTGGTCGTCTACGACTCGTTCACCGAGAGAGCCACTTACAACACCGTCGTTGTGGTTGTCCCGTTTGGCTACGAGTTTCACTCGCTCTACCGCACACCGGAGGGGAACGAGGAGTTGGCTTCCAAGGCCCGGACCAGGCGGCTCCTCCTGGTGATGCGGTCGAACTTTCTGGCCCCCCCCAGCCAGGTAAGCGGCAAAGAGGGAAGCGgtaaagggggaagcggcaacagTAAACTCCCCCCAAACCAACTTCTTCCCAACCAACTTCTTCCCAACCAACTTCTTCCCAACCAACTTCTTGAGAACCAACTTCTTGACAACCAACTGCTCCACAGCGAGCACTCGGTGGACGTCCTGCTGGAGTGCATCAAAAATGAGCtgaaaaacattttgaacGAGGTGGCCCTCCCCGATTCGGGCAACTTCCCCATCATGGTGCTAAACGAAAGCGTCAAGAACTGCAGAGTGGTTGCCCACAGGAAGTCTCCCTACGCGTCCGGCATCATCATCCGGGACGTCCTCGTGACGGAGGAGTTCCTGGCGGAGCATTTCGACTCggacgggggggggagcggcagagaggagagcggcaaagagggaagcggcaaagaggggggaagccaacCGCAGAGCCAGCACCCCGTGGAGGAAACCCTGCGAGCCCTCCTGCAGAACCAACAGGAGAGGCGCGCCTActttgaagagaaaaaaatttacaaacgGCAAATGATATTTTCGTACGACCCGCTGACGGTGCAGTCCGAGCTGGTGTAcaccctggggggggaaaagaaagggacaaagaagaagaaaaatggccAAGTGGTGAGCAAACCGGGGGGTGAAGCCATAAGCCAAGTGGTGAGCAAAGCGgcgggtgaagcggtgggCCAACCGCTGTGCCCCGCGGGGGAGAGCCCCCACTTCGAGTACGTCGAATCGGCGAGCCAGTACCACATAAGCTTCTGCTGCAGCCTCTTCTTCCTAATAAATGACAGCCACAAGGAGGCCCCTCCCTCTTTCAACATCCTCATTTTGGGCGGAGGCACCAACGTCTTCTCGAACATACTCAAGTCCATTTTTGCAGATTTCCACCTGCACATAGACGTCGTCGAAATTGACGAGACGGTAAAATCTTTTTGCGCCCTTTTCTGTGATGAACAGGTGGAGCAAAATCAAAAGCACCAAacgaattatattattaacgATTCGCAAGATTATGTGAAGAATTATGGTAACTCTCAATTTTACGACGCAATTTTTCTGGACATTAACAATGCGCAAAATTCGTATGTCGAAATGGATGGGTACAAAGTGTACGTCACTTGTCCGCAGATACAATTTTTGGATAAAGTCAACGTTCGGGATGTTAAGCGTCTTTTGAAGAGCAATGGGATGCTTATCATTAACGTGTTGACGCGGGATGGCACTGCGAGGAAACATATTCGCCGCTTCTTCCAGACGTTGTTCGCCTCCGTCATTAGCATCCCCTCCGCGAATAAG GAAATTAACGAAGTTTTGATTTGCAGCTTGGAGGATATAACCCCTGAGAGGGTTTCCGCCTTCCAGGGGAGCCTCCTCGGAATG ATTCGAGCAAACTACAACCGGTGGTTCCTAAATTTCGACTTGAAGAACATCCTCAACAATGTCAGCGTTTTGTAA
- a CDS encoding chaperone DNAJ protein, putative (encoded by transcript PVX_000775A): MVAPLRILRKAWNEKLLLERTIFTQALRGGIGSGINSSNIGRSGTGSGGTGSGGTGSGGTGSGALPWPLARRNISTSRRWLNQDPYSVLGLSRNATTNEIKKQFRLLAKKYHPDINPSPDAKQKMASITAAYELLSDPKKKEFYDKTGMTDEMNYDGHGSSGSASNFEGAFSGFGDASFMFTDFAEMFSNMAGGKTTSSTRGEDIQTEITLKFMEAIKGCEKNIRLNVKVSCGSCNGSGKKPGTNLTICKVCNGSGIQRIERGPIIIGVPCRNCSGNGQIINNPCKECSGSGVKFQTKNITLDIPPGIKKGMQMRIPNQGHSGYRGGKNGHLFVTINIEPHKIFKWVDDNIHVEVPLTMKQCLLGGVIKVPTLNGDMDLLIRPKTYPSSERVLKGKGPCKVDSHTNGDLIVKFSLKIPDRLTPRQVELIEEFNRIEMNQGRDDSAERASQGSGGNSGNSGGGGGSGDNRDSRAGVRTSREAGAAKGAGNHIPEPPPIAQKKKSNGSNWEGKSDSNVPIPPPPPKSTRQGGEANRGEAHRGEAPAEVNKDTRLHNSVHTAHSREDGSARHSSSTNMSTKNAGSSSYKMDDAANRVNSPGVGAPPDNTTKGSEQPADSYHPSGTDARGGNSSSTFSCAKKWISDRLRPKS; the protein is encoded by the coding sequence ATGGTAGCCCCGCTGCGCATCCTGCGGAAGGCGTGGAACGAGAAGTTGCTGCTCGAGAGGACCATATTCACGCAGGCGCTCAGGGGTGGTATAGGCAGCGGCATCAACAGTAGTAACATCGGGAGAAGCGGCACTGGGAGTGGCGGCACTGGGAGTGGCGGCACTGGGAGCGGTGGCACCGGGAGCGGGGCCCTCCCGTGGCCCCTCGCCAGGAGGAACATAAGCACCTCGAGGAGGTGGTTGAACCAGGACCCCTACAGCGTGCTGGGCCTATCCCGAAACGCCACGACGAATGAAATTAAGAAGCAGTTCCGCTTGCTGGCCAAGAAGTATCACCCAGATATAAACCCCTCCCCAGAcgcgaagcaaaaaatggcctCCATAACAGCAGCATATGAGCTTCTGTCTGACccgaagaaaaaagaattttacgACAAAACAGGAATGACAGATGAAATGAATTACGATGGACATGGCTCCTCCGGATCTGCCTCTAACTTTGAAGGAGCCTTTTCCGGGTTTGGAGATGCCTCCTTCATGTTCACCGATTTTGCAGAAATGTTTAGCAACATGGCTGGGGGGAAGACCACGTCCTCCACCAGGGGAGAAGATATCCAAACGGAAATTACCCTCAAGTTTATGGAGGCCATAAAAGGGTGCGAAAAAAACATCCGTTTAAACGTCAAAGTGTCATGTGGCAGCTGTAACGGCTCGGGAAAAAAACCGGGGACGAACTTAACGATTTGTAAAGTGTGTAACGGCTCGGGGATTCAAAGGATCGAGAGGGGGCCCATCATTATTGGAGTCCCTTGCAGAAACTGCTCAGGAAATGGGCAAATTATTAACAACCCGTGTAAGGAGTGCTCTGGAAGCGGGGTGAAATTTCAAACCAAAAATATTACCCTAGATATCCCCCcgggaattaaaaagggaatgcAAATGAGGATCCCAAATCAGGGGCACTCAGGTTAtagaggagggaaaaacggGCACCTATTTGTTACTATTAACATCGAACCTCATAAGATCTTCAAATGGGTCGATGACAATATTCATGTGGAGGTCCCTTTAACCATGAAGCAGTGCCTTCTCGGAGGGGTCATCAAGGTCCCCACGCTTAATGGAGATATGGACCTCCTCATCAGGCCCAAAACGTATCCCAGCTCGGAGAGAGTTCTTAAAGGAAAAGGCCCTTGTAAGGTAGACTCGCATACCAATGGGGACTTGATAGTAAAATTTAGTTTGAAGATCCCAGACAGGTTGACGCCCCGGCAGGTCGAGTTGATTGAGGAGTTCAATCGGATTGAGATGAACCAGGGCCGGGACGACTCCGCGGAGAGGGCCAGCCAGGGTAGTGGCGGTAACAGCGGTAACAGCGGCGGGGGTGGCGGAAGCGGTGACAACCGGGACAGCCGCGCCGGTGTACGCACCTCCCGTGAAGCCGGAGCCGCCAAGGGCGCGGGGAATCACATCCCCGAACCGCCACCCAttgcgcagaaaaaaaagagcaacgGCAGCAACTGGGAGGGCAAGAGCGACTCCAACGTGCCCAttccgccgccccccccgaaATCGACGAGGCAGGGTGGAGAAGCAAACAGGGGAGAAGCCCACCGGGGAGAGGCCCCCGCAGAGGTGAACAAAGACACACGGTTGCACAATAGCGTTCATACGGCGCACTCCAGGGAGGACGGCTCCGCAAGGCACTCGAGCAGTACCAATATGAGCACGAAAAACGCAGGTAGTTCCTCCTATAAAATGGACGACGCAGCGAATAGGGTAAACTCCCCCGGTGTAGGAGCCCCCCCCGATAATACCACCAAGGGGAGTGAACAGCCAGCCGATTCGTACCACCCAAGTGGGACGGACGCCAGAGGGGGGaattcctcctccacctttTCCTGCGCCAAGAAATGGATATCAGACAGGTTGAGGCCCAAAAGTTAG